A region of Domibacillus sp. DTU_2020_1001157_1_SI_ALB_TIR_016 DNA encodes the following proteins:
- a CDS encoding 6-phospho-beta-glucosidase, which yields MSQFPQGFLWGGATAANQLEGAYQEGGKGMNLADVMPGGKVRLKVIAEPGFDFKINKEKYVYPNHDGIDFYHRFKEDIALFAEMGFKTYRMSIAWSRIFPQGDETEPNEEGLAFYDRVFDELKKYNIEPVVTISHYEIPLHLITEYGGWRNRKVIEFFERYATTLFKRYKNKVKYWLTFNEINGATHMPILGLGFSPESEETKLQDSFQGLHHQFLASALAVKAGHEIIPGSQIGCMLVYVPTYSYDSNPKNVMHALQEERLFNNYCGDVQVRGAYPAFAKRFWKENGITLDIQEGDLETIKEGTVDFISLSYYMSRTEKKDKTPEEIGQGNLIGGVKNPFLAASDWGWEIDPTGLRIALNQLYDHYQVPLFVVENGLGAYDKVEEDGTIHDDYRIDYLREHIKAMGEAIEDGVELMGYTPWGCIDLVSASTGEMSKRYGFIYVDKHDDGSGTLERKKKESFHWYKNVIATNGEEL from the coding sequence ATGAGTCAATTTCCACAAGGCTTTTTATGGGGCGGAGCTACGGCAGCCAACCAATTAGAAGGTGCCTACCAAGAGGGCGGCAAAGGAATGAACTTGGCAGATGTTATGCCCGGCGGGAAGGTACGATTAAAGGTTATTGCAGAACCTGGCTTTGATTTTAAAATCAATAAAGAGAAATATGTTTATCCGAATCACGATGGTATTGATTTCTATCACCGCTTTAAAGAGGATATCGCTCTTTTTGCTGAAATGGGATTTAAAACATATCGTATGAGTATCGCATGGAGCCGTATTTTCCCGCAAGGCGATGAAACGGAGCCAAACGAAGAAGGTTTAGCTTTTTACGACCGTGTATTTGATGAATTAAAAAAATATAACATTGAACCCGTTGTTACGATTTCTCACTACGAGATTCCACTGCATTTAATTACTGAATACGGCGGCTGGCGTAACCGAAAAGTGATTGAATTTTTTGAACGTTATGCAACAACGTTGTTTAAACGCTATAAAAACAAGGTGAAATATTGGTTAACATTTAACGAAATTAACGGTGCAACACACATGCCGATTTTGGGTCTTGGTTTTTCACCGGAGAGTGAAGAAACAAAGTTACAAGATAGCTTCCAAGGCCTGCACCACCAGTTTTTAGCAAGTGCACTTGCTGTAAAAGCCGGACACGAAATCATCCCTGGCAGCCAAATTGGCTGTATGCTGGTTTATGTCCCAACTTATTCTTACGACTCAAATCCTAAAAATGTGATGCACGCTCTACAAGAGGAGCGTCTATTCAATAACTATTGCGGTGATGTGCAGGTGAGAGGGGCCTATCCGGCCTTCGCAAAACGTTTCTGGAAAGAAAATGGCATCACTTTAGACATTCAAGAAGGCGACTTAGAAACCATTAAAGAAGGTACAGTTGATTTCATTTCATTAAGTTACTACATGTCCCGTACAGAGAAAAAGGATAAAACGCCAGAAGAAATTGGACAAGGCAACTTGATCGGCGGCGTAAAAAATCCATTCCTGGCTGCAAGTGATTGGGGCTGGGAGATTGACCCTACTGGCTTGAGAATTGCTTTAAATCAACTCTATGACCACTACCAGGTTCCTTTGTTCGTCGTTGAAAACGGATTGGGCGCTTATGATAAAGTGGAAGAAGATGGAACTATCCATGATGATTACCGAATTGATTATCTGCGCGAGCACATTAAAGCAATGGGTGAAGCGATTGAAGATGGTGTGGAATTAATGGGTTACACACCTTGGGGCTGCATCGACCTGGTAAGCGCATCTACCGGAGAGATGTCTAAACGTTATGGTTTTATCTATGTAGATAAACATGATGATGGCAGCGGTACACTAGAACGTAAAAAGAAAGAATCCTTCCACTGGTACAAAAACGTTATAGCTACCAATGGAGAAGAATTATAA
- a CDS encoding aspartyl-phosphate phosphatase Spo0E family protein yields the protein METLEVTYNDLHSQIEELRCLMIDAATLHGISSLDTLRYSEELDKLIMQAQLQNP from the coding sequence ATGGAAACCCTCGAAGTAACCTACAACGATTTACACTCTCAAATTGAAGAGCTTCGCTGTTTAATGATTGATGCTGCCACGTTACACGGAATCAGCAGCCTGGATACACTAAGATACAGCGAGGAGCTGGATAAGCTGATTATGCAGGCACAGCTTCAAAATCCATAA
- a CDS encoding FAD/NAD(P)-binding protein, which yields MFKWIIVGGGIQGVTMASFLLKENKASIRELAIVDPHQKPLQNWKRCTELISMPYLRSPVVHHLDVHPFSLQSFAKSSVMNESTAFYGRFKRPALSLFNEHCSHLIQDTELKESWIQGRVQKLERFQNYWQLELQDGRKLAGENIVLAVGVSEQLAWPDWAKEVKKQPDVPVYHIFNSTLPTFEQMKRPFTIIGGGITSVHLALKLSSMFPGEVILLKRHSFRLHDFDSDPAWLGPKNQMSFRKTACYRKRREQIKQARQKGSLPRDLYMKMRRSIRDEKLMAVDGEVYRASMKKGEVILENEQGRVIHQTGTVLLATGFDPSLPEKHWLEPVIKKLNLSCAACGYPIVSSSLQWGPGLYVIGALAELEIGPIARNISGARQAAERIVQSL from the coding sequence ATGTTTAAGTGGATTATCGTAGGGGGAGGCATTCAAGGTGTAACGATGGCTTCTTTCCTGCTAAAGGAAAACAAGGCCTCTATCAGGGAATTGGCCATTGTTGATCCACATCAAAAACCGCTTCAAAACTGGAAACGGTGTACTGAGCTTATTTCAATGCCATATTTGCGCTCGCCGGTTGTTCATCATCTTGACGTGCACCCATTCAGTCTGCAGTCGTTTGCAAAAAGCAGCGTAATGAATGAGTCCACCGCTTTTTATGGAAGATTTAAGCGGCCGGCTCTTTCCTTGTTTAATGAGCATTGCAGCCATCTTATTCAAGACACAGAGCTGAAAGAGAGCTGGATTCAAGGCCGCGTTCAAAAGCTGGAGCGATTTCAAAACTACTGGCAGCTTGAACTGCAGGATGGCAGGAAACTTGCTGGAGAAAATATTGTGCTGGCTGTTGGTGTCAGCGAACAGCTCGCCTGGCCTGACTGGGCAAAAGAAGTGAAAAAACAGCCGGATGTGCCTGTTTATCATATTTTTAATTCTACTCTTCCGACGTTTGAGCAAATGAAACGCCCTTTTACCATAATCGGAGGGGGGATTACATCTGTTCATTTGGCATTAAAATTATCTTCCATGTTTCCTGGCGAGGTGATATTGCTTAAACGACATTCGTTTCGCCTGCATGATTTTGACAGTGATCCAGCCTGGCTTGGTCCTAAAAATCAAATGTCATTTCGGAAAACGGCGTGTTATCGAAAACGGAGAGAACAAATTAAGCAAGCCCGCCAGAAAGGTTCGCTGCCCCGCGATTTGTATATGAAGATGCGGCGTTCTATCCGTGATGAGAAGTTGATGGCAGTGGATGGAGAAGTTTATAGAGCTTCGATGAAAAAGGGGGAGGTTATCCTTGAAAATGAACAGGGCCGTGTTATTCATCAAACAGGAACAGTTCTTTTAGCCACAGGATTTGACCCATCTCTGCCCGAAAAACATTGGCTGGAGCCGGTCATTAAAAAGCTGAACCTCTCGTGTGCTGCTTGCGGCTATCCGATTGTTTCTTCTTCTCTTCAATGGGGGCCGGGGTTATATGTGATCGGCGCTTTGGCGGAATTAGAAATAGGACCAATTGCAAGAAACATTTCAGGTGCGCGCCAGGCAGCAGAACGAATTGTACAAAGCTTATAA
- a CDS encoding cation diffusion facilitator family transporter yields MRESFKLLKLGSKSALWAAIVNTVVALIKTAAYLITGNVAMFAEMMHSFGDAANQLFVFIGSALSKKAPTDRFPAGFGRLVNLVLLGAVLVVGVLAYETIVEGIHHISNATHSDDWFWLNIGVLGAAAALEATVLYKAMQEITEHLPREKVKGLKIIPESYKHVRDAKPATKLVFLEDNVAVGGAVLALLAIIISTYTPFHSATGYASIIIGILLLLVVGRVFLDNAAGALGVADVKMQAKIGSKVFAHPQVNDIQDLDVIKEGDSLHVELTLEVDPKMTIEQADDIKDDIEKKIKESVANVTDVVIEFDEDDGINTWDKIKNVKE; encoded by the coding sequence ATGAGAGAATCCTTCAAATTATTGAAACTCGGCAGCAAATCCGCCCTGTGGGCCGCCATTGTAAATACCGTTGTCGCGTTGATTAAAACCGCTGCTTACCTCATTACAGGAAATGTCGCCATGTTTGCTGAAATGATGCATAGTTTCGGGGATGCAGCCAACCAGCTTTTCGTTTTTATCGGATCGGCTTTAAGTAAAAAAGCGCCAACGGATCGTTTCCCGGCTGGTTTTGGACGTCTTGTCAACCTTGTGCTGCTTGGCGCTGTACTTGTCGTTGGCGTCCTCGCCTATGAAACGATCGTCGAAGGCATTCATCATATTTCGAATGCAACTCATTCAGACGACTGGTTCTGGCTGAACATTGGCGTCCTAGGAGCTGCAGCTGCGCTCGAAGCAACTGTTCTATATAAAGCAATGCAGGAAATTACGGAACATTTGCCCCGTGAAAAAGTAAAAGGGCTAAAGATCATACCCGAAAGCTATAAGCATGTTCGAGACGCAAAGCCTGCTACAAAGCTGGTTTTCTTAGAAGATAATGTGGCTGTTGGCGGTGCGGTGCTGGCTTTGCTAGCGATCATTATTTCCACCTATACCCCGTTTCACAGCGCAACCGGTTATGCGTCTATCATTATCGGTATCCTTCTTTTATTAGTAGTCGGACGCGTCTTTTTAGACAATGCCGCTGGGGCGCTGGGCGTCGCGGATGTGAAAATGCAGGCCAAAATTGGCTCTAAAGTTTTCGCCCATCCGCAAGTAAACGATATTCAAGATTTGGATGTTATTAAAGAAGGAGACAGCCTTCATGTTGAGCTTACACTCGAAGTAGATCCAAAAATGACGATCGAGCAAGCAGATGACATCAAAGATGATATTGAAAAAAAAATCAAAGAGAGCGTTGCGAATGTTACGGATGTAGTTATCGAATTTGATGAAGATGATGGTATCAACACTTGGGACAAGATCAAAAATGTAAAAGAATAA
- a CDS encoding magnesium transporter CorA family protein, producing the protein MEHTFHSSQWKWYELDLQDTHLIEKKVKESHEYERWIKQIKKNDNNSINMYTGTPGKENVWGSLIYQQDVEKREENATFHFYLTRKELVTANFDLSRLDHHNAKTMKEKMHHCESPMEGFLVLLSEIIADFLKKIDKFEVKLHTLLWEIKENNRTKILDRAATVDHELLVWKNLLIPIEETQMAVEEAFGEQTAQGAQFKRAICRIDRAKTLLDAYEDEIKSLLNLENLISTHRGNEITKTLTIMTTLFAPTTALGAIWGMNFKHMPELEWKFGYAFAGTLIVFSTVLLYFYLRSKGWMGDLLNTKSKKSFFK; encoded by the coding sequence GTGGAGCATACTTTCCACTCCTCCCAATGGAAATGGTATGAACTTGACCTTCAAGATACTCATCTGATCGAAAAAAAAGTAAAAGAATCACACGAGTATGAAAGATGGATTAAGCAGATAAAGAAAAACGATAATAATTCGATCAATATGTACACTGGAACGCCCGGTAAAGAAAATGTATGGGGTTCTCTTATTTATCAGCAGGACGTTGAAAAAAGAGAAGAAAATGCGACCTTTCACTTTTATTTAACAAGGAAAGAACTGGTCACGGCAAATTTTGATTTATCTCGATTAGATCATCATAATGCCAAAACCATGAAGGAAAAAATGCACCATTGTGAATCGCCAATGGAAGGTTTTTTGGTCCTGCTTAGTGAAATAATTGCTGACTTTTTAAAAAAAATCGATAAGTTTGAAGTAAAACTGCACACTCTGCTTTGGGAAATAAAAGAGAATAATCGTACGAAAATCTTGGATAGAGCTGCTACTGTCGATCATGAACTCCTCGTTTGGAAGAACCTACTCATCCCAATAGAAGAAACACAGATGGCTGTTGAAGAAGCATTTGGAGAACAAACGGCACAAGGAGCACAGTTTAAACGGGCTATATGTCGGATTGACCGGGCTAAAACACTTTTAGATGCGTATGAAGATGAGATTAAATCGTTATTAAATCTCGAAAACCTGATATCCACTCACCGGGGGAACGAAATTACGAAGACACTAACCATTATGACAACTCTGTTTGCTCCTACTACAGCCCTTGGTGCAATTTGGGGAATGAACTTTAAGCATATGCCCGAGCTGGAATGGAAATTTGGTTACGCATTTGCGGGTACCTTAATCGTTTTTAGTACAGTGCTCCTTTATTTTTATTTGAGAAGCAAAGGCTGGATGGGCGACCTTTTAAACACGAAAAGTAAAAAATCCTTTTTTAAATAA
- a CDS encoding helix-turn-helix transcriptional regulator, with product MKVYVLAKDELEAQGIEWMIKSHLQTLELTLLHSVSELDAAFKRERPLMAIVDMDQWQHEDVGKLLKRYNARWLGLSSERIFQTAYKALKFRAEDVLFRPFAPMEVIRHLQQARFEKRNQPVSHSSKQSFIQYADLFISSQRLSGDPYRMAAFLTPDETVLSDLYEELLAYPFAEEVYVFVLTDMVLAVQESVNRADLEDYQAFLRFCNKRLSQPIAIVIQEGKSGAPFKSTYQALRRQAERVFFEGYDVILQGGEEDGVQEMDPFLTPLEQREWVEMLETRNMKEIQQWLEQHYLKMEPPYPDPEMVRIALTSVLAQVRRYMKSHDIEGNDLEYEYHNVFNQIVRQPVMYKIVQALQVFIRKLLTSGGHLASQDTPQSLIDKTRSLIEGNYWNSQWNLADCAEALRLNKSTLSRRFAAESGRTFRDTLHRVRLDEAKRLLKETDLSFQEIARLTGYTHQTQFNAKFKQYEHRTPRDYRSGF from the coding sequence ATGAAGGTATATGTACTGGCAAAAGACGAACTTGAAGCACAAGGGATTGAGTGGATGATCAAATCCCATCTGCAGACGCTGGAATTAACTTTATTACATAGTGTGTCCGAACTTGATGCAGCATTTAAGCGGGAAAGGCCCTTAATGGCGATTGTGGATATGGATCAGTGGCAGCATGAGGACGTGGGTAAACTGCTAAAAAGGTACAATGCTCGTTGGCTTGGCCTATCTTCAGAACGTATTTTTCAAACAGCTTATAAAGCGCTTAAGTTTCGAGCGGAAGATGTTTTGTTTCGTCCTTTTGCGCCTATGGAGGTGATCCGCCATCTTCAGCAGGCTCGTTTTGAAAAGCGCAATCAGCCTGTTTCTCACTCATCGAAACAATCGTTTATCCAGTATGCGGACTTATTTATCTCCAGTCAAAGGCTGAGCGGAGATCCGTACAGGATGGCGGCTTTTTTAACACCAGATGAGACTGTGCTGTCAGACCTTTATGAGGAGTTGCTGGCATATCCTTTTGCGGAAGAAGTCTATGTATTCGTGCTGACAGACATGGTCTTAGCCGTTCAAGAAAGTGTAAATCGTGCTGATTTAGAGGATTATCAAGCTTTTCTTCGTTTTTGTAACAAGCGGCTCAGTCAGCCAATTGCCATTGTGATACAAGAAGGTAAAAGCGGTGCCCCGTTTAAATCAACCTATCAAGCACTGCGAAGACAGGCCGAGCGTGTATTTTTTGAAGGATATGACGTTATTTTGCAGGGGGGTGAAGAGGATGGGGTACAGGAAATGGACCCTTTTTTAACGCCGCTCGAGCAGCGGGAATGGGTCGAAATGCTGGAAACCCGGAATATGAAAGAAATCCAGCAGTGGCTGGAACAGCATTATTTAAAAATGGAGCCCCCATATCCAGATCCAGAGATGGTCCGGATTGCGTTAACGAGCGTACTGGCCCAGGTGAGGCGTTATATGAAATCACATGACATCGAAGGAAACGACTTAGAATATGAATATCATAATGTATTCAATCAAATAGTCAGGCAGCCGGTTATGTATAAAATTGTTCAAGCGCTTCAAGTATTTATTCGCAAACTGCTTACATCAGGCGGCCATTTGGCTTCTCAAGATACTCCACAGTCGCTCATTGATAAAACCCGCAGCTTAATTGAAGGGAACTATTGGAACAGTCAATGGAACCTGGCTGACTGCGCAGAAGCACTTCGTTTAAATAAAAGCACGTTAAGCCGCCGGTTTGCGGCAGAATCAGGACGAACATTCCGCGATACCTTACACCGCGTACGGCTTGATGAAGCGAAGCGGCTGCTAAAAGAAACGGATTTGTCGTTTCAGGAAATTGCCCGTTTAACCGGATATACTCATCAGACCCAGTTTAATGCGAAATTTAAGCAATACGAACACCGGACTCCTCGAGACTATCGCTCCGGCTTCTAG
- a CDS encoding TetR/AcrR family transcriptional regulator, translated as MGRTKEFDRELVLHQAMLVFWEKGYESASIPDLIQSMGISRSSLYESFTDKKSLYLEAIDHYKKVRRNKRELLLGASTVKEGIRQFFSSHIDAAYDKDFPGGCLITNEAVRAGTADTAIIQVVQESVEDLEELFYKVLKKGQRSGEIDQTTDLRVAAYLLLNLNHSINLLSKVTKEKQLVYAMVDKVIDSL; from the coding sequence ATGGGAAGAACAAAAGAATTTGATAGGGAACTCGTTTTACATCAAGCAATGCTTGTGTTTTGGGAAAAAGGGTATGAGTCCGCTAGTATTCCTGATTTGATTCAGTCCATGGGAATCAGCCGTTCGAGTTTGTATGAAAGTTTTACGGATAAAAAGAGCCTTTATTTAGAGGCAATTGACCACTACAAAAAAGTAAGGCGGAACAAGCGGGAACTTCTTTTGGGAGCATCGACGGTAAAGGAAGGGATCCGGCAGTTTTTTAGCTCTCATATTGACGCTGCTTATGATAAGGATTTCCCAGGCGGCTGTCTCATTACAAATGAAGCGGTCCGGGCGGGAACTGCTGATACAGCCATTATTCAGGTTGTGCAAGAGAGTGTGGAAGACTTGGAGGAACTGTTTTATAAGGTGTTAAAAAAAGGGCAGCGTTCTGGTGAAATTGACCAAACAACAGACTTACGCGTTGCGGCATATTTGCTTTTAAACCTTAACCACAGCATCAATTTGCTTTCTAAAGTAACAAAAGAAAAACAGCTTGTTTATGCGATGGTCGATAAGGTAATCGATTCACTCTAA
- the rpsN gene encoding 30S ribosomal protein S14 → MAKKSKVIKEKKRQEMVAKYAELRRELKEKGDYEALRKLPRDSSPTRLKSRCEVTGRPRGYLRKFKMSRIAFREYAHKGQIPGVKKASW, encoded by the coding sequence ATGGCTAAAAAATCAAAAGTGATAAAAGAGAAAAAAAGACAGGAAATGGTCGCAAAATATGCGGAGCTGCGCCGGGAGCTAAAAGAAAAAGGTGACTACGAAGCACTTCGCAAACTGCCAAGAGATTCTTCTCCGACACGGCTGAAAAGCAGATGTGAAGTAACAGGGCGTCCGCGTGGATACTTGCGGAAATTTAAAATGTCACGTATTGCATTTCGGGAATATGCCCATAAAGGCCAGATCCCAGGCGTGAAAAAGGCCAGCTGGTAA
- a CDS encoding GTP-binding protein: MKKVPVTVLSGYLGSGKTTLLNHILQNREGLRIAVIVNDMSEINIDAALLKHGGFTRTEEKLVEMQNGCICCTLRDDLMKEVERLVEQGDIDYIVIESSGISEPVPVAQTFTYIDEELGIDLTQKTHLDTLVTVVDGNRFWQDFSSGETLVDRSQGTDETDTREVVDLLIDQIEFANVILLNKTDLLNKQSVEELEAILTKLNPEAQIIKTAFSKVPLTAVLHTERFDFDQMSQAAGWIKELNEEHTPETESLGISSFVYRRRRPFHPERFMSWLESWPENIIRAKGFFWLASRNDTTGLLSQAGPSIMIQGAGKWVDAYPESEKQALLNEEPELLQNWDPVYGDRMIELVFIGMDMQEEEVITSLDSCLLSEEEATMDWTQFRDPIPAFSVN, encoded by the coding sequence ATGAAGAAAGTTCCTGTTACTGTTTTAAGCGGCTATTTAGGATCAGGGAAAACCACACTGCTCAATCATATCCTGCAAAATCGTGAAGGCTTAAGGATAGCGGTTATTGTAAATGACATGAGTGAAATAAACATCGATGCAGCACTTTTAAAGCATGGCGGGTTTACACGGACAGAGGAAAAACTGGTTGAAATGCAAAATGGCTGTATTTGCTGCACGCTGCGCGACGACTTAATGAAGGAAGTAGAAAGGCTCGTAGAACAGGGCGATATTGATTATATTGTAATCGAGTCATCAGGCATCAGCGAGCCAGTGCCAGTTGCACAGACATTTACATACATCGATGAAGAATTGGGGATTGATTTAACGCAAAAAACCCATTTGGATACGCTGGTCACCGTTGTAGACGGCAACCGTTTTTGGCAGGATTTTTCATCAGGAGAAACACTCGTAGATCGCAGTCAGGGAACAGATGAAACTGATACCCGGGAGGTAGTTGATCTGTTGATTGATCAAATTGAATTCGCTAATGTGATCTTATTAAATAAAACCGATTTGCTGAATAAACAAAGCGTGGAAGAATTAGAAGCGATACTGACAAAGCTAAATCCCGAAGCCCAGATTATCAAAACGGCTTTTAGCAAGGTTCCACTAACGGCGGTTTTACATACAGAGCGTTTTGACTTTGACCAGATGAGCCAGGCAGCCGGCTGGATAAAAGAGTTAAATGAAGAGCACACACCAGAAACAGAAAGTCTTGGTATTTCTTCATTCGTTTACCGGCGGCGCCGCCCTTTTCACCCAGAACGTTTTATGAGCTGGCTCGAAAGCTGGCCGGAAAATATTATACGGGCGAAAGGATTTTTCTGGCTTGCCAGCCGGAATGACACAACCGGTTTATTATCGCAGGCAGGGCCCTCTATTATGATTCAAGGAGCTGGAAAGTGGGTGGATGCGTATCCAGAATCCGAAAAACAAGCCCTTTTGAATGAAGAACCTGAATTGCTTCAGAATTGGGATCCCGTATATGGGGACCGCATGATTGAACTGGTTTTCATAGGAATGGATATGCAGGAAGAGGAAGTCATAACTTCTCTGGACTCCTGCCTGCTTTCTGAAGAAGAGGCAACGATGGACTGGACTCAATTCCGGGATCCCATTCCAGCTTTTTCAGTTAATTAA
- a CDS encoding alkaline phosphatase — MKKLNKKAAGITLAGAVALSSLGFSAAKEDVQAKNPKKEPVNVIMMVMDGTSSSTTTLSRWYKGGNLAMDQMLAGGVRTYSAESAITDSAPAGTALATGNKSNDKYVGILPSVVNSPGLEPIKPEDAQKPVANVLEGAKLQGKATGIIATSEIQHATPAGFSAHATHRNNYGDIAEQQVYQGIDVVLGGGKESLAPGTTKNARTDGENLLDVLDQKKYDFVENRDELLASDSNKIWGSFATSALAYDFDRESTQPSQPTLAEMTGKAINTLNKDEDGFFLFVEGSKVDWAAHANDPIGMISDTLAFDDAVKEAVEFAKKDGNTMVIALTDHGNSGISIGNTNTNSSYPSTPVSSYIDPLKKAKMTVEGALSQLKEDKSNLKEVAALYGLEDLTDEELKTLTASKNIGSDMSKMLAKRANLGFTTGGHTGEDVFLYSYGPSRPTGLVENTDIAKKMAEVMNFDLGKVSDKLYTNAEKALAKKGYTSRIDVTNPNNPVLVAKKGDKTVEFPVNKNIVIQKSGKSTEQKEVNAVTVYNGKEFYISEQALKLVK; from the coding sequence TTGAAGAAGTTAAACAAAAAAGCTGCAGGAATTACATTGGCGGGAGCTGTCGCGCTTTCTTCGTTAGGGTTTTCTGCGGCTAAGGAAGATGTACAGGCGAAAAACCCGAAAAAAGAGCCAGTTAATGTCATTATGATGGTAATGGATGGGACAAGCTCCAGCACAACCACTCTTTCAAGATGGTACAAGGGCGGAAATCTGGCTATGGATCAAATGCTCGCTGGTGGTGTTCGTACATACTCCGCTGAATCGGCGATTACAGACTCTGCACCGGCCGGAACTGCGCTTGCAACAGGTAACAAATCAAATGATAAGTATGTGGGCATCCTGCCTTCAGTCGTCAATTCACCTGGCTTGGAGCCCATTAAACCGGAAGATGCTCAAAAGCCTGTAGCCAATGTGTTAGAAGGAGCTAAGCTGCAAGGAAAAGCAACAGGTATCATTGCTACTTCTGAAATTCAACATGCCACACCAGCAGGCTTCTCTGCTCACGCTACGCACCGCAACAACTACGGTGATATCGCTGAACAGCAGGTGTATCAAGGCATTGATGTTGTATTAGGCGGAGGAAAAGAGTCTCTTGCTCCAGGAACTACGAAAAATGCCCGAACGGATGGAGAAAACCTTTTAGATGTTTTGGACCAGAAAAAATATGACTTTGTCGAAAACCGCGATGAGCTTTTGGCTTCTGATTCCAACAAAATCTGGGGCAGCTTTGCCACAAGTGCTCTTGCTTATGACTTTGACCGCGAAAGTACTCAGCCAAGCCAGCCGACGTTAGCGGAAATGACAGGAAAAGCGATTAACACGTTAAACAAAGACGAAGATGGATTCTTTCTGTTTGTAGAAGGAAGCAAGGTTGACTGGGCAGCTCATGCCAACGATCCAATCGGGATGATTAGTGACACGCTTGCTTTTGACGACGCCGTAAAAGAAGCGGTTGAGTTTGCGAAAAAAGATGGAAACACGATGGTTATTGCACTTACGGACCATGGAAACAGCGGTATTTCAATCGGGAACACAAATACAAATTCCTCCTATCCTTCAACGCCGGTTTCTTCTTACATTGACCCGTTGAAAAAAGCAAAGATGACTGTTGAAGGTGCTCTCAGCCAGTTGAAAGAAGATAAATCGAATTTGAAGGAAGTAGCCGCTCTTTACGGCCTTGAAGACCTGACGGATGAAGAACTAAAAACTCTTACTGCTTCTAAAAACATTGGTTCCGATATGTCAAAAATGCTGGCTAAACGTGCAAATCTCGGCTTTACAACCGGCGGCCATACAGGTGAGGATGTTTTCTTGTACTCATACGGTCCATCAAGACCAACTGGGTTAGTTGAAAACACAGATATCGCGAAAAAGATGGCAGAAGTCATGAACTTCGATCTTGGTAAGGTGTCCGATAAGCTGTACACGAATGCCGAGAAAGCTTTAGCGAAAAAAGGCTATACATCCCGCATTGATGTAACAAATCCAAACAATCCTGTTTTAGTAGCGAAAAAAGGCGATAAAACCGTCGAATTCCCGGTGAACAAAAATATTGTCATTCAAAAATCAGGAAAATCAACGGAACAAAAAGAAGTGAACGCTGTTACAGTGTACAATGGAAAAGAATTCTATATTTCCGAACAAGCGTTGAAATTAGTAAAATAA
- a CDS encoding NAD(P)-dependent oxidoreductase: protein MKVSLIGLGNMGMPIAENLLKSGYKLTVYNRTKSKAEEIAAKGARIASSPAEAARETGIVFTVLSDDSAAEEVTFGEEGILAGLEEGGVHVSISTLSVELAEKLSKEHAKRGQHFISSPVLGRPDAAAAAALRLMIAGPEEAQNRVMPLLECIGQDLFVIGEKAYLANVVKLGNNFLIVSMLEALSEVLTMVNKYGIESTSFLEVANALFASPVYKNYGSIMAENQFEPAGFKMKLGLKDVNLMLDAAQKVKAPLPGAELIKQHYAKGIEKGWEDLDWAALIKVLKEAGE from the coding sequence ATGAAAGTTTCATTAATCGGGCTAGGGAATATGGGGATGCCAATAGCAGAAAATCTATTAAAAAGCGGTTATAAACTAACGGTTTATAATCGAACAAAAAGCAAAGCAGAAGAGATAGCTGCGAAAGGAGCAAGAATTGCTTCGTCTCCGGCAGAAGCTGCACGGGAGACGGGTATTGTTTTCACCGTCCTTTCGGATGATTCAGCTGCAGAAGAGGTAACCTTTGGAGAAGAAGGGATCCTCGCGGGACTTGAAGAAGGAGGCGTCCATGTATCCATCAGCACGCTCAGTGTAGAATTAGCAGAGAAGCTTTCAAAGGAACACGCAAAACGCGGCCAGCATTTCATTTCTTCACCTGTTTTAGGCCGTCCCGATGCGGCAGCAGCTGCTGCACTGCGGCTTATGATTGCCGGGCCGGAAGAAGCGCAAAACAGGGTGATGCCACTATTAGAATGCATTGGGCAGGATCTTTTTGTGATCGGCGAAAAAGCTTATTTAGCGAATGTAGTAAAGCTGGGGAATAACTTTTTAATTGTGTCCATGCTTGAAGCGCTGTCAGAAGTGTTGACGATGGTGAATAAGTATGGAATTGAATCAACATCGTTTTTAGAAGTAGCGAATGCTCTCTTTGCTTCACCAGTATACAAAAACTATGGAAGCATAATGGCGGAAAACCAATTTGAGCCGGCTGGCTTCAAAATGAAGCTCGGTTTAAAAGATGTGAATCTCATGCTGGATGCAGCCCAGAAAGTAAAGGCGCCGCTTCCAGGTGCAGAGCTGATTAAGCAGCATTATGCGAAGGGGATTGAAAAGGGCTGGGAAGACTTGGACTGGGCGGCTCTGATTAAAGTGTTAAAAGAAGCAGGTGAATGA